One Roseimaritima multifibrata DNA window includes the following coding sequences:
- a CDS encoding heparin lyase I family protein: MNANTANLTVMAPARRIVFTHLAILNLFLCGCSERGGRDEEVGFLRAIMPESLVGMSSVDVATRDSLAVIGEGDSQHLGLRVFPAMPKQHGGIRAEVSVDFPFKDGDCVTYRWRFMVAEDFVSDAPENRWWLIGQWHDQPNRAIGESWEDFDSLSPPVSLSIGEVDSQLVVGLNYGLTADGNVQQQIGPTPITKGTWHTIETRISWTEGMSGQAEVFVDESEVPVLIASGPNMNNGYQHYLKVGMYRHPDIDTENWIYIDDLEIALDETP; the protein is encoded by the coding sequence ATGAACGCCAACACCGCGAACCTTACCGTTATGGCTCCAGCAAGACGAATCGTATTCACGCACCTTGCTATCTTAAATCTGTTTCTTTGTGGCTGCAGCGAACGCGGGGGGAGGGACGAGGAGGTTGGGTTCCTTCGCGCGATCATGCCGGAGTCGCTTGTTGGAATGTCGAGTGTTGACGTGGCCACTCGTGATAGTCTGGCCGTCATTGGCGAAGGTGATTCACAGCACCTTGGTCTTCGGGTGTTCCCTGCAATGCCCAAGCAGCACGGCGGAATCCGTGCAGAAGTAAGTGTTGATTTTCCGTTTAAAGACGGTGATTGCGTGACCTATCGTTGGCGATTCATGGTTGCGGAGGATTTTGTGTCGGACGCCCCCGAAAACCGCTGGTGGTTGATCGGCCAGTGGCACGATCAACCGAATCGGGCAATCGGCGAATCTTGGGAGGACTTTGACTCGCTCAGCCCACCCGTCTCGCTTAGCATCGGCGAAGTCGATTCCCAATTGGTTGTCGGCCTTAACTATGGGCTGACAGCCGACGGCAATGTTCAGCAGCAGATAGGGCCGACGCCTATTACGAAGGGAACGTGGCACACGATCGAAACGCGGATTTCTTGGACAGAGGGAATGTCGGGGCAGGCCGAAGTTTTTGTCGACGAATCGGAGGTCCCGGTTCTGATCGCAAGCGGACCAAACATGAACAACGGCTATCAGCACTATTTGAAGGTGGGAATGTACCGTCACCCCGACATTGATACTGAGAACTGGATCTATATCGACGACCTTGAAATTGCTTTGGATGAGACGCCGTAG
- a CDS encoding PSD1 and planctomycete cytochrome C domain-containing protein, which translates to MHSPAPLLRLLSLLLTMGWFLGPLSAADPIDFAKDIRPILSENCFFCHGPDTETREAGLRLDTSAGADEVIEANASEESELFQRLISDDADMLMPPPSSNRQLNAQQIAQIKEWIDQGANWEQHWSFKPLIAPAIPTLPDTSLIRNPIDQFVQSQLAAQNIQPSPAAAQTTLVRRLFLDLTGLPPTPEQTAEFLADVSEDAYEQLVDRILESPAYGERMAWNWLEAARYADTNGYQGDNERTMWPWRDWVVQSFNNNLPYDQFTLWQLAGDLLPDATNEQILATGFARNHMINGEGGRIAAENRAEYVMDMSETMGTVWLGLTLNCCRCHDHKYDPLTNEEYYQFFAFFDQTPVTGAGGNAQTPPTLPVPSQKTANELEVLRAQLQTHNQRLKDLAKQTIDGGQIPFSFPKSTDAVIRNGFRQADRATAELAIKQDQQAVQAKITAKEKAIPKVMVMADMKEPRESFILERGLYNKPTVQVTAGFPKFLPAPEPTEKADRLTLAKWLIDPEHPLTARVAVNRFWLQIFGTGLVKTAEDFGVQGEIPPQLNLLNWLAADFRDSGWDVKRLIRQMVTSHTYRQSSRIASPEIYERDPENRLLARGSRYRLPSWMIRDQALAASGLLSSVSGGPSVNTYQPPGVWEEASFGKKKYVQDHGEKLYRRSLYVFWRRIVAPTMFFDSASRQSCTVNIQRTNTPLHALQTLNNTTYVEAARVLAEKVLAEKDLVETGIDPTSDSDAQKIDRVFQRVLARPATATEQQALQAGLDRSRTQFHRTPDAATELTAIGEAARDTSIPVVEHAAWTGLCLAVLNLDETLNRE; encoded by the coding sequence ATGCACTCCCCTGCTCCGCTGCTCCGACTGCTCAGCCTGCTGCTAACCATGGGATGGTTCCTTGGTCCGCTCTCTGCTGCAGATCCGATTGATTTCGCCAAGGATATTCGGCCAATCCTTTCAGAAAATTGCTTCTTCTGTCATGGCCCCGATACGGAGACTCGCGAGGCAGGTTTGCGACTGGACACATCCGCAGGGGCGGACGAGGTCATTGAAGCCAATGCGAGCGAGGAGAGCGAACTGTTCCAGCGGTTGATCAGCGATGATGCAGATATGCTGATGCCTCCGCCAAGTTCCAACCGCCAGCTAAACGCTCAGCAAATTGCTCAGATCAAAGAATGGATCGACCAAGGTGCCAACTGGGAACAGCACTGGTCTTTCAAACCGCTCATCGCTCCGGCCATTCCAACGTTGCCCGACACATCGCTGATCCGAAACCCGATCGATCAATTCGTTCAATCGCAACTTGCAGCACAGAACATCCAACCGTCGCCTGCAGCCGCACAGACCACGCTGGTGCGACGCCTGTTTCTTGACCTGACCGGATTGCCGCCGACCCCGGAACAGACAGCCGAATTTTTGGCAGACGTTTCCGAGGATGCCTACGAGCAATTGGTCGACCGGATTCTGGAATCCCCTGCCTACGGAGAACGCATGGCGTGGAACTGGTTGGAAGCGGCCAGATATGCCGACACGAACGGCTACCAAGGGGACAACGAACGAACGATGTGGCCCTGGCGTGACTGGGTGGTGCAATCTTTTAACAACAACCTTCCCTATGACCAGTTCACTCTGTGGCAACTGGCCGGAGACCTACTTCCCGACGCAACCAACGAACAAATACTTGCAACGGGGTTCGCTCGCAATCACATGATCAACGGCGAGGGTGGACGAATCGCGGCGGAGAACCGTGCCGAATATGTGATGGACATGTCCGAAACGATGGGGACCGTGTGGCTGGGATTAACTCTTAACTGTTGCCGGTGTCACGATCACAAATACGATCCCTTGACCAACGAAGAGTACTATCAGTTCTTTGCCTTTTTTGACCAAACGCCGGTGACAGGCGCAGGAGGCAATGCTCAGACGCCGCCCACCCTGCCGGTCCCCAGCCAAAAAACAGCCAACGAATTGGAGGTGCTGCGTGCTCAGCTACAGACACATAACCAACGCCTTAAAGACCTTGCCAAACAAACGATCGACGGCGGACAGATTCCATTCTCGTTTCCGAAATCAACGGATGCGGTGATCCGAAACGGCTTCCGGCAGGCTGACCGCGCGACTGCGGAACTGGCGATTAAGCAAGACCAGCAAGCGGTTCAAGCGAAAATCACCGCGAAGGAAAAAGCGATTCCCAAGGTGATGGTCATGGCCGACATGAAAGAACCTCGGGAAAGTTTCATCCTAGAACGCGGCCTGTATAACAAACCGACCGTTCAAGTCACCGCGGGCTTCCCCAAATTCCTCCCTGCGCCGGAACCGACCGAGAAAGCAGATCGTTTGACGCTGGCAAAATGGTTGATTGATCCAGAGCATCCGTTAACCGCTCGAGTCGCCGTCAATCGTTTTTGGCTTCAGATTTTTGGCACGGGACTGGTTAAAACAGCCGAGGATTTTGGCGTGCAAGGAGAAATCCCACCTCAACTGAACCTACTGAACTGGCTGGCTGCCGACTTTCGCGATTCAGGCTGGGACGTTAAGCGATTGATTCGTCAGATGGTAACCAGTCACACCTATCGACAATCCTCACGCATCGCATCCCCTGAAATCTATGAACGCGACCCTGAAAACCGACTGCTCGCCCGCGGTTCCCGCTACCGGCTTCCTTCCTGGATGATTCGCGACCAAGCGCTGGCCGCCAGCGGGTTGCTCTCCTCGGTTTCTGGCGGTCCATCGGTGAATACCTACCAACCGCCCGGAGTCTGGGAAGAAGCTTCCTTTGGCAAAAAGAAATACGTCCAAGACCATGGGGAGAAATTGTATCGACGCAGTCTTTATGTTTTCTGGCGAAGGATTGTCGCCCCCACAATGTTCTTTGACAGCGCATCGCGGCAAAGCTGCACCGTCAATATCCAGCGCACCAACACTCCTTTGCATGCTCTGCAAACGCTAAACAACACGACCTATGTTGAAGCGGCCCGCGTCCTGGCAGAAAAGGTCCTGGCAGAAAAGGACCTGGTCGAAACGGGCATCGATCCAACAAGCGATAGCGACGCTCAAAAAATCGACCGAGTGTTTCAGCGAGTTCTTGCCCGCCCCGCAACCGCGACCGAGCAGCAGGCGTTGCAAGCAGGCCTTGACCGCTCACGCACCCAGTTTCACCGAACGCCCGATGCGGCGACCGAGCTAACCGCGATTGGTGAAGCCGCACGGGACACATCGATCCCGGTTGTCGAACATGCCGCCTGGACTGGTCTGTGCTTGGCAGTCCTCAACCTGGACGAAACTCTGAACCGAGAGTAA
- a CDS encoding DUF1501 domain-containing protein produces MNPLQQNQQHLNRRHFFGRNATGIGTAALASLLSRDGFGATATQDASANGGLASLPHLAPKAKRVIYLFQNGAPTHVDLFDWKPTLKKLHTEPVPSSYIGDRRFSTMTGNADGKLLLAPIEPFAQHGQSGAWVSELMPHTAKIADELCFVKSMHTEQVNHAPAINFMLSGSEMPGRPTMGAWMTYGLGSEAEELPSFVVMTSITKDTTCGQIFYDFYWGSGFLPSRFQGVKFRGSSDPVLYAANPAGISPDMRRNWLDVISEINEHKLQEFGDPEIATRIAQYEMGFKMQSSIPELADLSSESEETLNMYGPGVREPGTFAYNCLMARRLAERGCRFTQLMHAGWDQHTSLTTELYNQCRDTDQASAALVMDLKRRGLLDDTLVIWGGEFGRTPFLQGDIKNRVRWGRDHHPYAFTVWMAGGGVRPGISYGATDDLGINVAENPVHVHDLQATILNQMGIDHERLTYKFQGRQFRLTDVHGHVVRDVLI; encoded by the coding sequence ATGAATCCGCTACAACAAAACCAGCAGCATTTGAATCGTCGTCATTTCTTTGGCCGCAATGCGACCGGGATCGGGACCGCTGCGCTCGCGTCGCTATTAAGCCGAGACGGATTTGGAGCGACCGCCACGCAAGACGCCAGTGCAAATGGCGGACTTGCCTCGCTTCCGCATTTGGCTCCGAAGGCCAAGCGGGTCATCTATCTATTTCAGAATGGAGCCCCCACCCACGTCGATCTATTTGACTGGAAACCAACCCTAAAAAAGCTGCATACAGAACCGGTACCTTCGTCTTACATCGGCGACCGCCGTTTCAGCACGATGACCGGAAACGCGGATGGCAAATTGCTGTTAGCCCCGATCGAACCTTTCGCACAACACGGGCAAAGTGGTGCTTGGGTCAGCGAGCTAATGCCACACACCGCAAAAATCGCCGACGAATTATGTTTTGTCAAAAGCATGCATACCGAACAGGTCAATCATGCTCCGGCGATCAATTTCATGTTAAGCGGCAGCGAGATGCCCGGGCGTCCTACGATGGGTGCCTGGATGACTTATGGTTTGGGAAGCGAAGCGGAAGAGCTACCTTCGTTTGTCGTGATGACCAGCATCACGAAAGACACCACCTGCGGTCAGATCTTTTACGATTTCTACTGGGGAAGCGGATTCCTTCCCTCGCGATTTCAAGGTGTCAAATTCCGTGGCAGCAGCGACCCTGTTTTGTATGCCGCCAACCCCGCGGGAATATCGCCTGACATGCGTCGCAACTGGCTGGACGTAATCTCCGAGATCAATGAACACAAACTGCAAGAATTTGGAGACCCCGAAATAGCGACGCGAATCGCTCAATATGAAATGGGCTTCAAGATGCAATCGAGCATTCCGGAACTAGCCGACCTCTCCTCGGAATCGGAAGAGACGCTCAACATGTACGGCCCGGGCGTTCGTGAACCGGGCACTTTTGCCTACAACTGCTTGATGGCTCGGCGTTTGGCCGAACGGGGCTGCCGATTTACGCAGCTAATGCACGCGGGCTGGGACCAACACACTTCGCTAACTACGGAACTGTACAACCAGTGCCGCGATACGGACCAGGCGAGTGCCGCATTGGTGATGGATTTGAAGCGACGCGGTTTACTGGACGACACGCTGGTGATTTGGGGAGGTGAATTTGGGCGAACGCCGTTCCTCCAGGGCGACATTAAAAATCGCGTTCGCTGGGGCCGCGACCATCACCCCTATGCCTTTACCGTCTGGATGGCAGGTGGCGGAGTCCGTCCAGGCATCAGTTACGGAGCGACCGACGATCTGGGGATCAACGTGGCTGAAAACCCGGTCCACGTCCACGATCTTCAGGCAACCATTCTGAATCAAATGGGAATCGACCACGAACGACTAACATACAAATTTCAAGGTCGACAATTTCGGCTGACCGATGTGCATGGGCATGTGGTTCGTGACGTGTTGATTTAG